From Algoriphagus sp. NG3, the proteins below share one genomic window:
- a CDS encoding TrkH family potassium uptake protein, whose product MLYGFLTYTFIGWLLLCLPSFHKQAVSALDSLFIATSAISTTGLVTVSVFDTYNWLGQLVVMLLFQIGGIGYMTFTSFVLLSKKSPLTHWHQRVLNAEFSMPKGFEIKDFLKSVIIFTIVIETLGALSFYIAFTQAGVDHNFAIWSSVYHSVSAFCTAGFGLYNDSFEQFADNSFINTIISVLAICGSLGFIVVTDLWNRISGKATAITYTTKTIFGVITLLLTIGTFMIYFFEPSVSHIGENKLMASFFQSMTALTTVGFNTVPLGSFSLGVMLVVIFLMYVGASPSGTGGGMKSTTLTALIAIMWNRIRNNKQVTFFGKVIPLERLYVATSVFMLYASVIFISTFLLAMTEEFPLHQILFETTSAIGTVGLSTGITGNLTAWGKVVIIFVMFVGRLGVLTFGLAILARRKEIIERADEGDLAV is encoded by the coding sequence TTGCTTTATGGCTTTCTGACTTACACGTTTATTGGTTGGCTTCTATTGTGCTTGCCATCCTTTCACAAGCAAGCGGTTTCAGCATTAGACAGCTTGTTTATTGCCACTTCAGCAATTTCAACGACAGGATTGGTAACGGTAAGCGTTTTTGACACTTACAACTGGCTCGGCCAGTTAGTGGTGATGTTACTGTTTCAGATTGGGGGTATAGGATATATGACATTCACTTCCTTTGTTTTACTCTCCAAGAAAAGTCCATTGACGCATTGGCATCAACGCGTGTTGAACGCAGAATTTTCCATGCCTAAAGGGTTTGAAATCAAGGATTTTTTGAAGTCAGTCATCATCTTTACCATTGTTATAGAAACGCTGGGGGCATTAAGTTTTTATATAGCATTCACACAAGCAGGAGTTGATCATAATTTTGCGATTTGGAGCAGTGTTTATCATAGTGTTTCGGCATTCTGTACGGCAGGTTTCGGTCTGTATAATGACAGTTTTGAGCAATTTGCCGACAACTCATTTATAAATACTATAATTTCCGTTTTGGCCATCTGTGGCTCTTTGGGTTTTATTGTTGTTACGGACTTATGGAATCGGATTTCAGGTAAAGCAACGGCAATTACCTACACTACAAAAACAATATTCGGAGTAATTACCTTATTGCTAACAATCGGCACTTTTATGATTTACTTTTTTGAGCCATCTGTAAGTCATATAGGAGAAAATAAATTAATGGCTTCTTTTTTTCAGTCAATGACCGCACTGACCACCGTTGGATTTAATACGGTTCCGCTTGGTAGTTTTTCTTTGGGCGTGATGCTGGTGGTTATTTTTCTTATGTATGTAGGTGCTTCTCCATCGGGGACGGGCGGAGGAATGAAGTCAACTACATTAACAGCTTTAATCGCGATAATGTGGAACAGGATAAGAAATAACAAACAGGTCACGTTTTTTGGGAAAGTCATTCCACTTGAAAGACTTTATGTGGCTACATCTGTCTTTATGCTGTATGCTTCAGTGATTTTTATCTCCACCTTTCTATTGGCAATGACCGAAGAGTTTCCGCTACACCAGATACTTTTTGAGACCACATCAGCCATAGGGACAGTGGGATTAAGCACGGGAATTACAGGGAACCTGACCGCCTGGGGAAAGGTGGTTATTATTTTTGTAATGTTTGTTGGTAGATTAGGGGTTTTAACTTTTGGATTGGCAATTCTTGCCAGACGGAAAGAAATTATAGAGAGAGCAGATGAAGGCGATTTGGCAGTTTAA
- the otsB gene encoding trehalose-phosphatase, with the protein MNELLDTKPYVDLPDALEYFNEIAKKLEGQRPILFLDYDGTLTPIVSNPEDAVLSPETKEIVQDLAEKITIALISGRDRKNVESLIGLPNVIYAGSHGFDITGPNGMEKQHEKGQDVLPALDEAERSLKDSLANISGVQVERKKYAIAVHYRNVEKEFVQQVKTAVSKEIEKQPELKKGKGKKIRELKPDIDWHKGKALLWLLEELSSKTDQLFPVFIGDDITDEDAFQAIQDRGIGIIVGSHETETAASYSLENVEDVNLFLKELKKMLN; encoded by the coding sequence ATGAATGAACTATTGGACACCAAACCGTATGTAGATCTTCCTGATGCATTGGAGTATTTTAATGAAATAGCAAAAAAACTTGAAGGACAAAGGCCGATCCTTTTTCTAGACTATGATGGGACACTGACTCCCATCGTATCTAATCCTGAAGATGCCGTTCTATCGCCTGAAACAAAAGAAATAGTACAGGATTTAGCGGAGAAAATCACCATAGCTCTTATCAGTGGACGTGACCGGAAAAACGTGGAATCCCTTATTGGTCTACCAAATGTGATCTATGCCGGTAGCCATGGTTTCGATATCACAGGTCCAAATGGTATGGAGAAGCAACATGAGAAAGGTCAAGATGTACTGCCTGCTTTGGATGAAGCAGAGCGCAGTCTAAAAGACAGTTTGGCAAACATATCGGGGGTGCAGGTGGAGCGTAAAAAGTATGCCATAGCAGTGCATTATAGAAATGTTGAAAAAGAGTTTGTACAGCAAGTAAAAACGGCTGTCTCAAAAGAAATTGAAAAACAGCCAGAACTAAAAAAGGGGAAGGGGAAGAAAATTCGAGAGCTTAAACCAGATATAGATTGGCATAAGGGCAAAGCTCTTTTGTGGTTGTTGGAAGAATTAAGTTCTAAAACGGATCAACTCTTCCCGGTTTTCATAGGGGATGATATTACTGATGAAGATGCTTTTCAGGCAATTCAGGATAGGGGCATCGGAATTATAGTAGGATCTCATGAGACAGAGACTGCAGCGTCCTACAGTTTGGAAAATGTGGAAGATGTCAATCTGTTTTTAAAGGAACTAAAAAAAATGCTGAACTGA
- a CDS encoding cation-transporting P-type ATPase, producing the protein MDTSEEPKVIVQDAYKKSGQKVTEAASVDPNRGLSDEDVIERREKYGANILEEQKKRAIWQILLSQLNNPIVYLLTAAAVLAFIFEDTAEGIAILIVLVLNAIIGFWMEYKAQKSMEALKKMDKIKSNVLRNGNKSTIDAEELVPGDILVVEGGDLIPADARILETTELNVDESPLTGESVPVLKSPDAHSGEKPIADRTNILYKGTAVTGGTGKAVVVGTAMQTELGSISAMVGEEEKDKIPLNRKLGELTKTLIFMTLGLATAFFLVGWIAGEEVYQLVQTSIAWIIAAIPEGLPIVASIALARGMLHLAKKNVIVKKMEAVETLGETTVIFTDKTGTLTKNELTVRTLFFPDDVRMEVDWENKGQPVLKELEKHEGNENFHHFRKISVLANDATLGIDETKSEDKGESIGNDEEAGLEGAKSQGDPLEVALLQFAYKYDQDFFNESRKSDRKLHDPFDSEAMVMGSVNTDGDGLYVAGKGAAHAILDRSSQVLYQGDIRDLTDEDKAYWDSKNDELADEGLRVLAFGFKIIEALPEGEEAEDFLRELVFIGLAGFIDPPRKEVAEAISICHDAGIKVLMVTGDHAGTAKNVAGQLNFFNSEDDGNHAIVGADLKDELADENSSKVARTHIFSRVDPSQKLQLIKYFQEQGEIVGMTGDGINDAPALKRANIGIAMGKRGTQVAQEVSDMVLKDDAFGSIVEAIKHGRVVFGNIRKFITYQLSYHLSEILIIALISFTLFVLPILPLQLLFLNLLSDVFPALALGVGAGDSGIMKKEPKDPNEPILSKKNWWQIALYGGIMTVCTCGAYFYAHFVWDESEEITNNVVFFSMAFAQLLHVFNMRDPHENILNNQVTRNKYIWMALAFCATTLVAAYFIPAVSDVLSFQELEPRIWVLIIITSLLPLVIIQSLKFATKKF; encoded by the coding sequence ATGGATACTTCCGAAGAGCCAAAAGTAATCGTCCAAGATGCCTATAAAAAATCTGGTCAAAAAGTAACTGAAGCCGCATCTGTCGATCCAAATCGTGGTCTTTCTGATGAAGATGTCATTGAAAGGCGGGAAAAATACGGGGCTAATATTCTTGAAGAACAAAAAAAGCGGGCAATTTGGCAAATTCTTCTTTCCCAGCTTAATAATCCTATTGTTTATCTGTTGACTGCCGCAGCTGTCCTTGCGTTTATTTTTGAAGATACTGCGGAAGGGATAGCTATTTTAATAGTTCTTGTTCTGAACGCCATCATTGGTTTTTGGATGGAATACAAAGCCCAGAAATCCATGGAGGCTTTAAAGAAGATGGATAAAATAAAGTCCAATGTGTTACGGAATGGCAACAAATCTACCATTGATGCAGAAGAGCTCGTTCCCGGAGATATACTAGTGGTAGAGGGAGGAGATCTTATACCGGCAGATGCCAGAATACTTGAGACTACCGAATTGAATGTGGATGAATCGCCACTTACTGGAGAATCTGTTCCGGTACTCAAATCTCCCGATGCTCATAGTGGAGAGAAACCTATAGCGGACCGTACAAACATTCTTTATAAAGGAACGGCCGTCACAGGCGGGACTGGCAAAGCAGTGGTTGTTGGTACTGCCATGCAGACAGAACTGGGTAGTATTTCAGCGATGGTTGGCGAAGAGGAAAAAGATAAAATACCCCTGAATCGAAAATTGGGAGAGCTCACTAAAACACTGATTTTCATGACGTTGGGTCTTGCAACTGCGTTTTTTTTAGTCGGTTGGATAGCCGGTGAAGAAGTCTATCAGCTTGTCCAGACATCCATAGCCTGGATTATTGCCGCTATTCCGGAGGGACTGCCCATTGTTGCCAGTATTGCCCTTGCCAGGGGAATGTTACATCTGGCAAAGAAAAATGTGATCGTCAAGAAGATGGAAGCAGTGGAAACTCTAGGGGAAACCACCGTCATCTTTACGGATAAAACCGGGACATTAACCAAAAATGAGTTAACGGTCAGGACGCTGTTTTTTCCAGATGATGTTCGGATGGAAGTGGATTGGGAAAATAAGGGACAGCCTGTTTTAAAAGAGCTGGAAAAGCATGAAGGGAATGAGAATTTCCATCATTTCAGAAAAATCTCCGTTTTGGCCAATGACGCCACTTTAGGGATTGATGAGACAAAATCTGAAGATAAGGGAGAATCTATAGGCAATGATGAGGAGGCTGGGCTAGAAGGAGCAAAATCCCAAGGCGACCCATTGGAAGTTGCATTACTTCAGTTTGCCTACAAATACGATCAGGATTTTTTTAATGAGTCTAGGAAATCAGATCGGAAGCTTCATGATCCATTCGATTCAGAGGCTATGGTGATGGGAAGTGTCAATACGGATGGAGATGGACTGTATGTAGCGGGAAAAGGAGCCGCCCATGCTATTCTTGACCGTTCCTCTCAGGTCTTGTACCAAGGAGATATCAGAGATCTCACTGATGAAGATAAAGCTTATTGGGACAGTAAGAACGATGAACTGGCAGATGAGGGATTACGCGTGCTGGCTTTTGGCTTTAAAATTATAGAGGCATTGCCGGAAGGAGAGGAAGCGGAGGATTTCTTGCGTGAATTGGTGTTTATAGGTTTGGCAGGGTTTATAGACCCGCCCCGCAAAGAAGTGGCTGAAGCTATTTCTATCTGTCATGACGCTGGTATAAAAGTGCTCATGGTAACTGGCGATCATGCGGGAACAGCTAAAAATGTTGCCGGACAGCTCAATTTTTTTAACTCGGAAGATGATGGAAACCATGCCATTGTAGGGGCTGACCTGAAAGATGAATTAGCTGATGAAAACAGTTCAAAGGTGGCTAGAACGCATATATTCTCTCGGGTAGATCCTTCGCAAAAGCTTCAACTTATCAAATATTTCCAGGAGCAGGGAGAGATAGTGGGCATGACCGGTGATGGGATCAATGATGCGCCTGCCCTGAAGCGGGCCAATATTGGAATAGCGATGGGGAAGAGAGGTACCCAAGTAGCCCAGGAAGTTTCTGATATGGTTTTGAAAGATGATGCGTTTGGCTCTATAGTAGAGGCTATTAAGCATGGAAGGGTGGTTTTTGGGAATATCCGTAAATTTATTACCTATCAACTGTCCTATCACCTGAGTGAGATACTGATCATCGCTCTGATCAGTTTTACCCTATTTGTTCTTCCCATACTCCCCCTACAGCTTCTGTTTCTTAATTTATTATCTGATGTTTTTCCTGCATTGGCCCTGGGTGTGGGAGCAGGGGATTCAGGGATTATGAAGAAAGAACCGAAAGATCCAAACGAACCGATCTTAAGTAAGAAGAATTGGTGGCAGATTGCGTTATATGGCGGAATTATGACAGTCTGCACCTGCGGGGCTTATTTTTATGCACATTTTGTGTGGGATGAATCTGAGGAAATCACCAATAATGTGGTTTTCTTCAGTATGGCTTTTGCACAATTACTGCATGTATTTAATATGAGGGATCCACATGAAAATATTTTAAATAATCAGGTTACGCGAAACAAATATATCTGGATGGCTTTGGCCTTTTGTGCTACTACCCTGGTTGCTGCATACTTTATTCCGGCAGTCTCAGATGTATTATCCTTTCAGGAACTTGAACCCCGTATTTGGGTTCTGATCATCATTACAAGTCTGCTGCCTCTAGTTATAATCCAGTCATTAAAATTTGCCACGAAGAAATTTTAA
- a CDS encoding glycoside hydrolase family 65 protein — MKKFSIVYKNWNPKEQNHREAICTLGNGYIATRGAAEESGNTEYNYPGTYLAGGFNRAKTEISGRTIENEDFVNFPNWLCLSFRPSGGEWLDLERFKVLEYRQSLNMKKGILERKFRVEDAEGRKTYIRSRRLVSMHKKHMAGLQWIFRPENWSGKVEFRSALDGNVINDNVARYRDLESHHLVPQGTDLSQDQIIQLSVQTKQSKISMAQAASTAILYQGKLLPAEIETYQDEGSISQVFSTEIKEGNEYTVEKTVAIYTSRDVAISEPVQEACKSVRRAGSFAEMLREHTLAFETLWHRADIKLVDDDKNQLLLRLHAFHILQTVSPNVIGADVGVPARGLHGEAYRGHIFWDELFVFPFLNLRFPEITRSLLMYRYHRLDEARYAAREEGKRGAMFPWQSGSNGRSESQVLHLNPESGRWIGDNTYLQRHVNSAIAYNIWNYFLTTGDRKFLSFFGAEMFLSIAAFWASMVIYNAEEDRYEIHGIVGPDEYHTAYPGSEEPGLKNNAYTNVMTAWVMQKALEILEIIDTRRKEELLQSLEINDLEIQLWKEISHKMHVPFIEEGIINQFEGYEKLDEFPWDEYREKYDDIHRLDRVLENENKDPNNYKASKQADVLMLFYLFSVDELHLIFKKLGHEVDEDVIVKNIEYYRKRTSHGSTLSRVVFSWILLKYNQLQSWQNFEKVLVSDFEDIQGGTTAEGIHLGAMAGSLDLVQRGFLGLEVGEDTLWINPHRLDYIKEVSLKVNFRSHWVLVFLADKKLKIIFEEGYKDKLEIGVVDDIYEFHKGIAREFSLA, encoded by the coding sequence ATGAAAAAATTCAGCATAGTATATAAAAACTGGAATCCTAAAGAACAAAATCATAGGGAAGCTATCTGCACTTTGGGCAATGGATACATTGCTACCAGGGGTGCCGCAGAGGAGAGCGGCAACACGGAATATAATTATCCTGGGACTTACTTGGCAGGAGGATTCAACAGGGCCAAAACAGAAATTTCGGGAAGGACTATAGAAAATGAAGATTTTGTCAATTTCCCGAATTGGCTTTGTCTCAGTTTCAGACCCTCAGGTGGAGAATGGCTTGACCTGGAAAGATTCAAGGTGCTGGAGTACCGCCAGTCGCTTAATATGAAGAAGGGGATTCTAGAACGAAAGTTTCGAGTGGAAGATGCGGAAGGCAGAAAAACCTATATACGTAGCCGTCGACTGGTAAGTATGCACAAGAAGCATATGGCAGGTCTACAATGGATCTTCAGGCCTGAAAATTGGAGCGGGAAGGTTGAGTTTCGTTCAGCATTGGATGGGAATGTGATCAATGACAATGTAGCAAGGTACAGAGACTTGGAAAGCCACCACTTGGTTCCTCAAGGTACAGATCTGAGTCAGGATCAAATCATTCAGCTATCCGTACAGACCAAGCAATCCAAGATCAGCATGGCACAAGCTGCCAGTACCGCTATACTTTATCAGGGAAAATTACTCCCTGCTGAGATTGAAACATATCAGGATGAAGGTAGTATCAGTCAGGTTTTTTCTACGGAAATTAAGGAGGGGAATGAATATACAGTGGAAAAAACCGTGGCTATCTATACGTCGAGGGACGTGGCGATCAGTGAACCCGTACAGGAAGCATGTAAAAGTGTAAGACGGGCAGGTTCTTTTGCGGAGATGTTACGTGAACATACCTTGGCTTTTGAAACTTTATGGCATCGGGCTGATATAAAGTTGGTGGATGATGATAAAAACCAGCTTTTGTTGCGCCTTCATGCCTTCCATATCCTTCAGACCGTGTCTCCGAATGTGATTGGGGCAGATGTGGGTGTCCCTGCCAGAGGACTTCATGGGGAAGCTTACCGAGGCCACATTTTTTGGGATGAACTGTTTGTTTTCCCGTTTCTCAATCTCCGCTTTCCCGAGATTACACGGAGCTTATTGATGTATCGGTACCACCGGCTAGATGAGGCACGTTATGCGGCTAGGGAGGAAGGAAAAAGAGGGGCAATGTTTCCCTGGCAAAGTGGTAGCAATGGCAGATCAGAAAGTCAGGTTCTGCATCTTAATCCAGAATCTGGTAGGTGGATTGGAGATAACACTTATCTGCAGCGACATGTGAATTCCGCTATAGCGTATAACATTTGGAATTATTTTTTGACTACGGGAGATCGAAAGTTTCTGTCTTTTTTCGGGGCTGAAATGTTTTTGAGTATTGCGGCATTCTGGGCAAGTATGGTCATATATAATGCGGAGGAGGACCGCTATGAAATCCACGGAATAGTAGGGCCTGATGAATATCATACTGCCTATCCAGGTTCAGAGGAACCTGGATTGAAAAACAACGCCTATACCAATGTGATGACTGCCTGGGTGATGCAGAAGGCATTGGAAATCCTTGAGATTATCGATACACGACGCAAGGAGGAATTGCTGCAGTCATTGGAGATCAATGATTTGGAAATACAACTATGGAAGGAAATCAGTCACAAAATGCATGTTCCTTTTATTGAAGAGGGTATTATCAACCAATTTGAGGGCTATGAAAAGCTAGATGAGTTTCCTTGGGATGAGTACCGGGAGAAATATGATGATATCCACCGACTGGACCGTGTTTTAGAAAATGAAAACAAAGATCCAAACAACTACAAAGCAAGCAAACAAGCTGATGTGCTTATGCTTTTTTACTTGTTTTCAGTGGATGAACTCCATTTGATTTTTAAGAAGCTTGGCCATGAAGTGGATGAAGATGTAATTGTGAAAAACATAGAATACTATCGAAAACGAACCTCTCATGGTTCTACGCTTAGCAGGGTTGTCTTTTCATGGATCCTTTTGAAATACAATCAACTTCAGTCCTGGCAGAATTTTGAAAAGGTGCTAGTGAGTGACTTTGAAGATATACAGGGCGGTACCACCGCCGAAGGTATTCACCTTGGAGCGATGGCAGGTTCACTTGATCTGGTCCAACGGGGATTCTTGGGGTTGGAAGTTGGTGAGGATACGCTTTGGATCAATCCTCACAGGCTAGACTACATCAAGGAAGTGTCTTTGAAAGTAAACTTTCGGAGCCATTGGGTATTGGTCTTCCTTGCAGACAAAAAACTGAAAATCATTTTTGAAGAAGGATATAAGGATAAACTAGAAATCGGTGTTGTAGATGACATCTATGAGTTCCACAAAGGAATAGCACGGGAATTTTCCCTTGCCTGA
- a CDS encoding porin, whose protein sequence is MKAIWQFNSILLLSLLSFKLAAQVDSVWSQKPTLEISGFGDVFYVYDFNKPTGTERQPFLYNHNRHNEFNLNLGLIKVGLEHTKYRANLALQTGTYANDNYAAEPGLLKNIFEANIGVALNRDNTLWLDAGVLPSHIGFESAVSMDNWTMTRSLLAENSPYFLTGAKLTFNPKQKWEIAGLIVNGWQRIQRLEGNSLPSFGTQINYSPTEKVTLNWSTFIGTDTPDETRRMRYFNNLYGQFQFTEKFGLITGFDIGTQQRVKGSSAYDFWLSPVIIGQYAINRNWKTAIRAEYYQDKTGVIIPTEIKDGFKTTGLSLNLDYSPAQNIMCRLEGRWLSSENNFFETSTAPTNHNFIIGTSIAIKFSEVIRK, encoded by the coding sequence ATGAAGGCGATTTGGCAGTTTAATAGTATCCTCCTGTTGAGTTTGTTGAGTTTCAAGCTTGCAGCACAGGTGGACAGTGTATGGAGTCAAAAACCCACCTTGGAAATTTCGGGATTTGGGGATGTGTTTTATGTATATGATTTCAACAAACCAACAGGGACAGAAAGACAACCTTTTTTATATAACCACAACAGGCACAACGAATTTAATTTGAATTTAGGGCTGATAAAGGTGGGGTTGGAGCATACAAAGTACAGAGCCAACCTGGCGCTGCAAACGGGAACTTATGCTAACGACAATTATGCGGCAGAACCTGGACTCTTGAAAAACATCTTTGAAGCGAACATTGGAGTAGCACTGAACAGGGATAATACTCTCTGGCTGGATGCAGGGGTTTTACCTTCTCATATTGGTTTTGAAAGTGCTGTTTCTATGGATAATTGGACTATGACGCGATCCCTGTTGGCCGAAAATTCCCCGTACTTTCTGACAGGGGCAAAATTGACTTTTAACCCGAAACAAAAATGGGAAATCGCAGGTTTGATTGTGAATGGTTGGCAAAGAATACAGCGACTTGAAGGGAATTCCTTGCCCTCTTTTGGCACTCAGATAAATTACAGTCCTACAGAGAAAGTGACCTTAAATTGGAGCACTTTTATTGGCACCGATACGCCAGATGAAACCAGGCGCATGAGGTATTTCAATAATCTTTACGGCCAATTTCAATTCACGGAAAAGTTTGGTCTGATCACAGGTTTTGACATTGGGACACAGCAGAGGGTAAAGGGTAGTTCAGCTTATGACTTCTGGCTAAGCCCAGTTATTATCGGACAGTATGCCATCAATCGAAACTGGAAAACTGCAATAAGAGCAGAGTATTACCAGGATAAGACAGGCGTTATTATCCCAACAGAAATAAAGGACGGATTCAAGACAACAGGGCTTTCTCTGAATCTTGACTACTCTCCGGCTCAGAACATTATGTGCAGACTTGAAGGACGATGGTTAAGCAGTGAAAACAACTTTTTCGAAACTTCCACCGCACCAACAAATCATAACTTTATCATCGGGACATCTATTGCAATCAAATTTTCTGAGGTAATTAGGAAGTAG
- a CDS encoding class I fructose-bisphosphate aldolase has product MKTKLAELLGDELEYLLGHECDTIDKKLLQLPSENFVDQVFLYSNRNSQVLRNLNLLFGTGRLGGTGYLSILPVDQGIEHSAGSAFAPNPIFFDPENIIKLAIESGCNAVATTMGSLAILSRKYAHKIPFIAKLNHNELLTFPNKHNQIMFGSVDEAWGLGAAAVGATVYFGAEESNRQIMEVSSAFERAHELGMATILWCYTRNEAFEKGGTNYETAADLTGQANHLGVTIQADIIKQKLPTTNRGFTAVGFGKSDPAMYDKLSSEHPIDLCRYQVANCYMGKIGLINSGGASIGEGDMEEAIKTAIINKRAGGMGLIMGRKAFQRPMKEGIMLLNKVQDVYLNSEITIA; this is encoded by the coding sequence ATGAAGACTAAACTTGCTGAATTATTAGGAGACGAGCTGGAATATCTACTAGGTCACGAATGCGACACCATAGATAAAAAACTTCTACAATTGCCCTCGGAAAACTTTGTAGATCAGGTTTTTCTATATAGCAATAGAAATTCCCAGGTACTTCGAAATTTAAATTTGCTGTTCGGTACCGGGAGATTGGGAGGGACAGGTTATTTATCTATTCTTCCGGTAGATCAGGGGATAGAGCACTCTGCAGGAAGTGCCTTCGCCCCAAATCCCATATTTTTTGATCCGGAGAACATCATCAAGCTTGCCATAGAATCAGGGTGTAATGCCGTGGCTACCACGATGGGTTCACTCGCAATCCTCTCTAGGAAGTATGCCCATAAGATCCCGTTTATAGCCAAACTAAACCACAATGAGTTGCTAACATTCCCCAATAAGCACAATCAAATCATGTTTGGGTCAGTCGATGAGGCTTGGGGTTTGGGAGCGGCTGCAGTGGGAGCGACCGTTTATTTTGGGGCTGAAGAGTCAAATAGGCAAATCATGGAAGTTTCATCAGCTTTTGAGCGGGCACACGAATTGGGCATGGCCACCATTTTGTGGTGCTATACCAGAAATGAAGCTTTCGAAAAAGGCGGCACCAATTACGAGACTGCTGCTGATCTCACAGGACAGGCTAATCATCTGGGAGTAACGATCCAGGCAGATATTATCAAACAAAAGTTGCCTACTACCAATCGCGGATTTACTGCGGTGGGTTTTGGCAAATCAGACCCGGCAATGTATGACAAGCTCAGTAGTGAGCACCCCATAGACTTATGCCGATATCAAGTAGCAAACTGTTATATGGGTAAAATTGGGCTGATCAATTCAGGAGGTGCATCTATAGGTGAGGGAGATATGGAGGAAGCTATCAAAACGGCAATAATCAACAAGCGTGCAGGCGGAATGGGTTTGATTATGGGGAGAAAGGCTTTTCAAAGACCAATGAAGGAAGGGATTATGTTGTTGAATAAAGTTCAAGATGTATATCTCAATTCGGAGATAACAATTGCCTAG
- a CDS encoding beta-phosphoglucomutase family hydrolase: MSDTMNNYKAIILDMDGVVTLTAMLHAEAWKQMFDGFLRERKGNDFQPLVIKTDYKRHIDGIPRFDGVRNFLASRQIELPEGHYEDGADKESVYGLGNRKNVIFRELVETKGAHIYDDALEMLEKWKKAELKLAIISSSRNCRYIIEAAGLTEMFDARVDGETMGEEGLSGKPEPDIFLKACELLEVEPQEAMILEDSIAGISAGKKGGFAQVVGVARHGDESELEEAGADSIVKKLTELKL, translated from the coding sequence ATGTCAGATACGATGAATAATTATAAAGCAATTATATTGGATATGGACGGTGTGGTCACACTGACCGCCATGCTACATGCGGAGGCATGGAAGCAGATGTTTGATGGATTTTTGAGGGAAAGGAAAGGAAATGACTTTCAGCCTTTGGTGATCAAAACGGACTACAAGCGGCACATCGACGGTATACCAAGATTCGATGGCGTACGTAATTTTTTGGCCTCAAGGCAAATAGAGCTTCCGGAGGGTCACTACGAAGACGGTGCTGACAAAGAGTCTGTCTATGGTTTGGGGAATCGCAAAAATGTGATTTTCAGGGAGCTGGTTGAGACCAAAGGAGCACATATCTATGATGATGCCTTAGAGATGCTGGAGAAATGGAAGAAGGCAGAACTCAAGTTGGCGATTATTTCCTCCAGCAGAAATTGCAGATATATTATTGAAGCTGCCGGTCTCACTGAAATGTTTGACGCTAGGGTAGATGGAGAAACGATGGGTGAGGAGGGGCTTTCAGGCAAGCCGGAACCTGATATTTTTCTCAAGGCCTGTGAGCTTCTGGAGGTGGAGCCTCAAGAAGCAATGATCTTGGAAGATTCTATTGCTGGAATATCAGCAGGTAAGAAAGGCGGATTTGCACAAGTGGTGGGGGTGGCAAGACATGGAGATGAGAGTGAGTTGGAAGAGGCTGGAGCAGATAGTATTGTAAAAAAACTGACTGAGCTAAAACTATGA